In one window of Helianthus annuus cultivar XRQ/B chromosome 17, HanXRQr2.0-SUNRISE, whole genome shotgun sequence DNA:
- the LOC110922038 gene encoding GDSL esterase/lipase At1g28590 isoform X1 has translation MASSSFVSFGVILVWLMSCFSYGNGCYTSIISFGDSLADTGNLKQLGFISNRVLPVFLPPYGENFLNQSTGRCSNGRLIIDFLAERLGMPLIPPFLQDNGNNNMVTFKQGVNFAVAGATALGPSVLEPRGIVNPMTNASLAVQLAWLKQLLPSICGNDSNCRDFIGRSLILVGEIGGNDYNYPILWGQPIEEVEVLVPLVIDTIISTINELIEMGAKKLVVPGNFPVGCSASYLTVCGSENEEYDPKTGCLVRLNQFAEYHNKLLQTKLKQVRDLHPDVNIYYADYYNAAMEIYRFPYKYGFTNGALKACCGAEGRYNVDPTVQCGEVSATVCDEPDTYVSWEGIHLTEAAYRIISKNLFSTPQFNSLCSTSTSGVGLSVSM, from the exons ATGGCTTCTTCATCCTTCGTAAGCTTTGGAGTGATTTTGGTGTGGTTAATGAGTTGCTTTTCGTATGGTAATGGATGCTATACGTCCATCATCAGCTTTGGCGACTCCCTTGCTGACACTGGTAACCTTAAACAGCTTGGATTCATATCAAACCGAGTGCTTCCAGTCTTTTTACCGCCTTACGGTGAAAACTTCTTGAATCAATCTACTGGCCGTTGTTCCAATGGCCGCCTCATAATCGACTTCCTTG CTGAAAGGCTCGGGATGCCGCTGATACCACCATTTCTACAagacaatgggaacaacaacatgGTGACATTCAAACAAGGAGTGAATTTTGCAGTCGCGGGTGCAACAGCATTGGGTCCATCAGTTCTTGAACCAAGAGGGATTGTAAATCCCATGACAAATGCGTCTTTAGCAGTTCAACTAGCATGGCTTAAACAATTATTGCCTTCTATATGCGGAAACGATTCAA ATTGTAGAGATTTTATTGGACGATCTTTGATCCTCGTGGGAGAGATTGGAGGAAATGATTACAACTATCCAATTCTTTGGGGACAACCAATCGAAGAGGTTGAAGTACTTGTTCCGCTTGTTATTGATACCATCATCTCAACAATCAAT GAATTAATTGAAATGGGTGCCAAGAAACTAGTTGTTCCAGGAAACTTTCCAGTTGGATGCTCTGCATCCTATTTGACAGTTTGCGGTTCAGAGAATGAAGAGTATGATCCTAAAACCGGTTGCCTCGTTCGGTTAAACCAGTTTGCTGAATACCACAACAAACTGCTACAAACAAAGTTAAAGCAAGTCCGAGATCTTCATCCTGATGTCAACATCTACTATGCCGATTACTACAATGCTGCAATGGAAATCTACCGTTTTCCATATAAATATG GGTTCACAAACGGAGCTTTGAAGGCGTGCTGTGGAGCTGAAGGGCGGTACAATGTCGACCCAACAGTGCAATGTGGAGAGGTATCTGCAACCGTGTGTGATGAACCCGACACATACGTCAGTTGGGAAGGAATACATCTAACCGAAGCGGCATACCGAATAATTTCCAAGAATTTGTTTTCTACACCTCAGTTTAATTCGTTGTGTTCTACATCAACTTCAGGAGTTGGATTATCAGTTTCTATGTAA
- the LOC110922038 gene encoding GDSL esterase/lipase At1g28590 isoform X2, with the protein MLMDAIRPSSASVTPLRTPVTLNSSPQYQTECFQCFYRLTAKTSSISPLVVVPMAASSLISLFFFLVFSAERLGMPLIPPFLQDNGNNNMVTFKQGVNFAVAGATALGPSVLEPRGIVNPMTNASLAVQLAWLKQLLPSICGNDSNCRDFIGRSLILVGEIGGNDYNYPILWGQPIEEVEVLVPLVIDTIISTINELIEMGAKKLVVPGNFPVGCSASYLTVCGSENEEYDPKTGCLVRLNQFAEYHNKLLQTKLKQVRDLHPDVNIYYADYYNAAMEIYRFPYKYGFTNGALKACCGAEGRYNVDPTVQCGEVSATVCDEPDTYVSWEGIHLTEAAYRIISKNLFSTPQFNSLCSTSTSGVGLSVSM; encoded by the exons ATGCTAATGGATGCTATACGTCCATCATCAGCTTCGGTGACTCCCTTGCGGACACCGGTAACCTTAAACAGCTCGCCACAGTATCAAACGGAGTGTTTCCAGTGTTTTTACCGCCTTACGGCCAAGACTTCTTCGATCAGTCCACTGGTCGTTGTTCCAATGGCCGCCTCATCATTGATTTCCTTG TTCTTTTTCTTGGTTTTTTCAGCTGAAAGGCTCGGGATGCCGCTGATACCACCATTTCTACAagacaatgggaacaacaacatgGTGACATTCAAACAAGGAGTGAATTTTGCAGTCGCGGGTGCAACAGCATTGGGTCCATCAGTTCTTGAACCAAGAGGGATTGTAAATCCCATGACAAATGCGTCTTTAGCAGTTCAACTAGCATGGCTTAAACAATTATTGCCTTCTATATGCGGAAACGATTCAA ATTGTAGAGATTTTATTGGACGATCTTTGATCCTCGTGGGAGAGATTGGAGGAAATGATTACAACTATCCAATTCTTTGGGGACAACCAATCGAAGAGGTTGAAGTACTTGTTCCGCTTGTTATTGATACCATCATCTCAACAATCAAT GAATTAATTGAAATGGGTGCCAAGAAACTAGTTGTTCCAGGAAACTTTCCAGTTGGATGCTCTGCATCCTATTTGACAGTTTGCGGTTCAGAGAATGAAGAGTATGATCCTAAAACCGGTTGCCTCGTTCGGTTAAACCAGTTTGCTGAATACCACAACAAACTGCTACAAACAAAGTTAAAGCAAGTCCGAGATCTTCATCCTGATGTCAACATCTACTATGCCGATTACTACAATGCTGCAATGGAAATCTACCGTTTTCCATATAAATATG GGTTCACAAACGGAGCTTTGAAGGCGTGCTGTGGAGCTGAAGGGCGGTACAATGTCGACCCAACAGTGCAATGTGGAGAGGTATCTGCAACCGTGTGTGATGAACCCGACACATACGTCAGTTGGGAAGGAATACATCTAACCGAAGCGGCATACCGAATAATTTCCAAGAATTTGTTTTCTACACCTCAGTTTAATTCGTTGTGTTCTACATCAACTTCAGGAGTTGGATTATCAGTTTCTATGTAA